Proteins from a single region of Oryza brachyantha chromosome 6, ObraRS2, whole genome shotgun sequence:
- the LOC102707968 gene encoding uncharacterized protein LOC102707968, which produces MAASRWVRPEVYPLFAAMGVAVAICGMQLFRNITGNPEVRVNKVGRAAGVLENHEEGRRYAEHGLRNFVRDKTPEIMPTINKFFTEPK; this is translated from the exons ATGGCCGCCAGCCGCTGGGTCCGACCGGAG GTGTACCCGCTGTTCGCGGCGATGGGCGTGGCCGTCGCCATCTGCGGGATGCAGCTCTTCCGCAACATCACCGGCAACCCCGAAGTCAG GGTTAACAAGGTAGGGAGGGCTGCTGGAGTGCTCGAGAACCACGAGGAAGGGAGGCGTTACGCAGAGCATGGGCTAAGAAACTTTGTGCGTGACAAGACCCCTGAGATCATGCCAACTATTAACAAGTTCTTCACTGAGCCAAAGTGA